The window CTCCACCGTTTGTAATTGTGAATGAACCGCCTGTCATATCTGCAATCGTCAATTTGTTATCGCGTGCTTTTTTCGCTAGTTCCACGATAGAACCTTCGATTTCAGCGAAGTTTTTACGGTCAGCGTCAATCACATTTGGTACAACTAATCCACCATCTGTCGAAATCGCAACACCGATATCATAGAAGTTCTTCAGAATGATTTCGTCACCATCGATTTCTGCATTAACGTAAGGATATTTCTTAAGTGCAGCAACAACTGCTTTCGTGAAGAATGACATAAATCCTAGACGAACATCATTTTGCTCGAAGAATTGGTCTTTCTTACGTGAACGAAGTGCCATAACGTTTGTCATGTCGATTTCGTTGAAAGTTGTAAGCATTGCTGTTGATTGTTTAACTTCAAGAAGACGTTTTGCAATTGTTTGACGACGACGTGTCATTTTCTCGCGAGTTACACGGCCATCTTCAGCTACTGGAGCAGCTGCTTTCGGCGCCACAGCCGGTTGCGCTTTTGGAGCAGTACCATGCGCTTCAACGTCTTGAACACGAACGCGTCCCATTGGATCAACTGGTGAAACTGCCGCAAGGTCAATGCCTTTTTCACGAGCAAGTTTACGCGCTGCTGGGCTTGCAATTGTTCGATCTGATCCGCTTGCCTCTTCAGTAGCAGCTGGAGCAACTGGCGCTGCTTCCACTTTTTGAACAGGTTCTGTAACTGGTGCAGATGGAGCTGCAGCCGGCGCGCCTGAACCAGAACCAACGATTGCGATAACTTGACCGACTTGGACTGTATCGCCTTCAGCTGCAAGATGTTCTTGGACAATTCCTGCTTCTTCTGAAATGATTTCAACGTTTACTTTGTCTGTTTCAAGTTCAACGATGAATTCGCCTTTCTCAACGCTATCACCAGGTTGTTTCAACCATTGTGCAACTGTTCCTTCTGTAATCGATTCTGCAAGTTCTGGTACTATAATCTCTGCCACAATAAATTCCTCCTCTAGTCTACCGTTACAACGGTGCAAAGCTATCTCTAATCATCCTGTAACTTTCTTTACCTTACTTCTTTAATGCTTCATCGAGAATACGGTTTTGCTCAGTCTTGTGAGATTCTCCGTCGCCTTCTGATGGGCTTGAACGATGGATTCGTCCAACATAAGATACTTTCTTGCCATCCGCTATTTCACGGATGTAGTTATTTGCAAAATGCCATGATCCCATATTTTTCGGTTCTTCTTGCACCCAAACAAGGTCTTTGGCGTTTGGATAACGAGAAATGATTGCACTAATTTTGTCTGCTGGGAACGGATATAGCTGTTCCACACGAACGATATGCAAGTGATCGAAACCTTTGCCATCTTTTACGCGTTCAGCAAGGTCAATCGCCACTTTTCCGCTAGCGAATAAGATTTTCTCGACTTTTTCCGCGTTCTTGCCTGTTCCCGGTTGCTCAAGCACCGTTTGGAAATGGCCTTCTGTCAAATCATTGACATCAGCACCGACCAGCGGATGACGAAGGAGCGATTTCGGTGACACAATAACAAGTGGACGCATCGATTTATCACCGAGCATTTTTGCTTGTCTGCGAAGAATATGGAAATAGTTCGCCGCGCTAGATAGGTTTGCAACCGTCCAGTTATTTTCCGCACAGAGCTGCAGATAACGCTCTAATCTTGCGCTTGAGTGTTCAGGTCCTTGCCCTTCATACGCATGCGGTAATAGCAATACAAGCCCAGATTGTTGGCCCCACTTAGAGTAACTTGCAGAAACGAACTGATCGAACATCACTTGTGCCATATTCGAGAAATCTCCATATTGTGCTTCCCATATAGATAACACTTTTTGGTCTTCCAAATTATAGCCGAATTCATAGCCGACAATTGCAGCTTCAGTCAAAGGACTGTTGTATGCAACGAATGACGCTTTTGAACCGCTGATATGATGAAGTGGAACGAGTTCGTCACCCGTTTTTTCATCGTGAAGTACTACATGACGATGTGCAAACGTTCCGCGTTGAACGTCTTGACCTGTCATACGGATTGGATTACCGTCCTGAAGGATTGCACCGAATGCCAAAGTTTCAGCATGTGCCCAATCAATTTTCCCTTTTCCATTGAACGGATCTTCACGACGTTTCAGGATTTTCCCAAGCTTTCCAAACACATGGAAGTTTTCCGGATACGTCAGCAACTCTTCATTGATGCGGCGAAGATTAGCTTCGTCCGTACCAGTTTCAAGATCTCTCGGATACCCTGCAAGTACTTCTTCAGGTGTAGCGTTTGAAATCACTGCTTTTTCAGAAGTATGCTCTTTTACCTTGTCGTATGCTGCCTGCATTGTTGCAAAAACAGCCGCGTCCAGTTTCGTTACATCTTCTTCCGTCAAAATGTTCGTAGATGCAAGTTCAGAACCATATAGTTCACGTACTGTCGGATGCTCATGGATTGAATGGTACATAACCGGATTCGTCACGAGTGGCTCATCCATTTCGTTATGTCCATAACGACGATAGCCCAATAGATCAATCAGAATATCCTTGCTGAATTTTTGACGGTATTCGAAAGCGAATGAAGCTGCTGCGATTACTGACTCTGGGCTGTCCGCATTGACGTGCAATACTGGAACTTCATAGCCTTTTGCAGGATCAGACGAATAATGAGTCGATCTGGAATCGTAATATTCAGTTGTGAAGCCAATCATATTGTTTGCGATGACATGGATAGAACCACCCGTCTTGAATCCGCGAACACGGCTATAGTTGAATGATTCAGGAACAATTCCTTGTCCTGGGAATGCTGCATCCCCATGGATAAGCACCGCATAAGCAGCATCTGTTTCGAGTACAGGAATTCCCGGATTATCCGTGTTTTCCTGTGCAGCTCTTGTTTGACCTGTGACAACGGGATTGACGACTTCCAAATGGGATGGGTTGTAAGCAAGGAAACGCTGCATGCCCGATTGGCCTTTATATAAGGCACCCATATGATATTTCACATCGCCGAACCAACCGCGTGTTGTTTCAAGCGAACCATCCGTTGGAAGGAAAGCATCTTCTGGAACGCCTGCAAATTGCGCAAACATCATTTCATAAGGCTTATTTAAAATATGAGTAAGTACATTCAAGCGACCGCGGTGAGCCATCCCAATCAATACTTTTTTCGTTTTATGTTCTTCAGAAAGTCGAACAAGTTCGTCAAGGAAGACAACTAGTGTATCCAGACCTTCAATAGAGAATCGTTTCGCTCCAACGAAAGTGCGGTGGATGAATTTCTCAAACCCTTCAATTTTCGTCAATCGCTCTAGAAGTTCTTTTTTCTCTTCTGCGGATAATGCAGTGGAAACGTTTCCGTTCTCGATTTTGGATTGAATCCAGTTTCTTTCTTCTTCATCGATCACATGATCAAACTCATAGGCGATTTTCCCTGTATACAATGACTTCAAATAATTTACTGCTTCAAGTCCATTTTCTACCCTTGCAGGAACATTTTTAAAGAAAAGAGATGCTGGCATTGCTTGTAAATCACTTTCAGTAAGTCCATAGGTAGAAAGTTCAAGACGTGTTGAATCTTTTGGACGATCGCTAAGCGGATAAATATCTGCCGCAAGATGTCCGTATGTACGGATGGCAGTCTGTAATTGATAGGCGGACATTACTTTTCCAAAATCACCGGGAGCAACTGCCCCAACCGCTCGGTCCTGTTCAGTGTTACTCATTTCAGGCGCACCAAAACGGCTGAACATCTCGGCAAGTTCAGCGTCAACAGAGTCAGGTGACGTTTTAAACAATTCATACATTTCCATTACATACCCAAGGTTCGGACCCGAAAAAGCAGCGTACGGGGAACGATGAGCGTCGGCATTGTTCGACATGTAAAATGACCTCCACATTTGCCAATAGGCATATTGTGCTTATATTTTTTATCCTTGTTAATTTTACCACGCAAACACTCTAACTGAAAGGGTTTAGCGTTATCTTATAAACTTTATTACCGTGAACTACAATACACCGGATTTGCATTACTTGCAACCAGTCGTTATGTCATTAGATAATAGCCGACTGTCTATTCCAGCTATTTTCGGTATGACAGGATCATTTCAACCATTTCTTCCGGTGTTTTAGGCGTTGCGACTTTTTCCATATTTACTAGTAAGTTGTCTTTCTCTTCTATAAATGAAAAGAATTCCTCAGATAATGGACGTAGCCCTATGTCCTCTTCTTTCAAGACGTGAGCAAGGTTGAGTGATTTGAAATGAGAAGCATTCAAAATTTGATCTCCTCTGCTTTTGGCGGCAGAGAGCGGAATAAGGAGCATTGGTTTACGTAATGCCAGCAATTCAAAGATTGCATTTGATCCAGCTCTTGAAACTGCAAAATCGGATGCTGCTAATAAATGCGGAAGTCCATCTGTTACATATTCAAATTGTGTATAGCCGGGTATATCTTCGAGCATTTCATCCAAATTCCCTTTCCCGCACAGATGAATCACATCGAATGTAAGCAAAATGGCGGTTAAATCTTTCCAGACTGCTTCATTCAGAACAGCTGAACCCTGACTTCCACCCATGATAATAAGCACAGGCTTTTCTCCTGACAATCCCGAAATGCGCAGCCCCTCTTTCCGGTCCCCATCGAACAACTCGGGTCGGATGATTGCACCGGAGCAAGTAGCTTTTTCCGCAGGCACATAATTTAGTGTTTGTTCGAACACTGTAAAGATATGATTGGAAAAAGGCAATGCCATTTTGTTCGCAAGTCCTGGTGTTACGTCAGATTCATGGATAACAACTGGCACTTTCGCCATTTTCGCTGCCAATACGACAGGTACTGATACGAAGCCGCCTTTAGAGAAAATAATTTCAGGTTTGACTTTCCTGATGATCGCTAACGCTTGAAGAACAGCCGCACCGACACGAAATGGATCTGAAAAGTTTTTCATAGAGAAATAGCGTCGCAGTTTCCCACTTTGAATGGCATGATAAATTACTTCGGGATGACCGTCACGGATCAATTCATTTTCAATTCCGTTATGCGATCCAATGTAATGTATTTCGTAGCCTTTTTCACTGAATACAGGGATTAGAGCCTCATTTACAGACACGTGCCCTGCCGTGCCGCCCCCTGTTAATAATATTACCGGCCGTTTCATGGGCCATTCACCTCTTCTACATTAAGAAATATAGTGTAACTTTACTTTACCCCAATGCCATTATAGCAAACGAAGCATGGTACAATGGTGTTTAATTGTTGAATAAAGGGTGATTAATTTGGAAAACACAGTTCCACTAAAGAAAAAACCGTTCAGATTGGCGACAATCGTCTTGCCGATACTCGTTACACAAGTCGCTCTGTATATGATGACGTTCTTCGATATTCTTATGACAGGACGATACGATACATACCATCTTGCCGGCGTTACTATTGGGTCTTCTTTCTGGGTACCCGTCTATACAGGGCTTGCTGGAATTTTAATGGGGCTTACACCAATCATTGCTCAATACATTGGGGCACGCCTCCATGAGGAGGTTCGGCCATCCGTTCAACAGGGCCTTTACGTCTCGGTCGCACTGGCTGCAATCGTCTTTGCCATCATTCTATTCGCAGTTGCACCTATACTAGAAGCAATGCCGCTCGAAGCTGAAGTTCGCATTGTGGCAGCAGACTATTTGAAAGGGATGAGCTTTGGTCTCCTCCCCCTCTTTGCCTATACTGTGCTGCGTTCATTTTTCGATGCGCTTGGGGCAACACGTGTTTCGATGTTCATCATTTTATTATCTGCCCCTATTAATATCTTCATAAACTATCTGCTTATTTATGGGAATTGGGGTTTTCCCGAACTTGGCGGTGCAGGGGCTGGTTATGCATCCGGCATAACGTATTGGCTCGTGTTTTTCATTGCTTGTTCCGTCGCTTGGAAGCGTAAACCGTTTAAGGAGTACGCACTATTCAAAGGATGGGAAAAGGTTTCATTTAGAAAATGGAAAGTGATTTTATTCATTGGTGTGCCAATCGGGATTTCAATATTTGTAGAGACAAGCATCTTTTCCGCCGTCACGCTGATGATGAGCAACTATTCAACGGCAGTTATTTCTGCACATCAGATTGCACTTAATTTCACCTCACTTTTGTATATGTTGCCGCTAAGCATTTCGATGGGTGCGACAATACTCGTCGGACAAGCTGTCGGTGCAGGTCAGATGCGCGATGCTAAACAATATAGTTTTCTCGGTGTCGGGCTCGCTATTGTGTTCAGTTTTATATCGATTGCAATACTTCTCGTTTTCAGGGCGCCAATTGCTTCCCTTTATACGACAGACGGGCAGATTATCGGACTGGCAACACAGTTCTTCGTCTATGCTGCGCTGTTCCAATTGTCAGATGCAATCCAGGCTCCTGTCCAGGGTGCGCTAAGAGGCTATAAGGATGTCAATATGACGTTCATTATGGCGATTATATCCTATTGGGTACTCGGTTTGCCAATTGGCTATCTGATGGCGACGTTTACGGACCTTGGTCCATATGGATATTGGGTAGGACTAATCGCCGGACTAACTGTGGGTGCAATTACACTTACTGTTCGGCTTGTCTACATTCAGAAGAAGAAGTTTGTATAAGAACTGCATAGTATCATCTAATGAAAAAATTCCGCTACTGGATAATAAGTAGCGGAATTTTTCGTTTCAATTAAGGATACCCGTTCGGACGATTTCTGCCTTTACTTTAATTTTAATATCCATGTTTACATAAGTGTCATGCCACTTTCCTTTTCCCCAAATTTCCGGATGGAATGCCCGAACGGTCTGACCGAATCCGATGGGATCGCTTTCCGCCTCCTGCAGCTTATCTATTACTTTTTGAAAGTCTTTTGTTAATTCTTTTGACAGGAATTCATTTACTTCAATTTGTGTTTTTTCATACTCCAAATGATTGTGCGGAAATTCTTCCACCGAAAATTTAAATTTATAGGAAAGATCAATACGCCCATCTTTTATATCCCATTTCTTTTTGGATTTAACATATTCAACTGTGATCGGATACTTGACCCCATCCTTTTCCCATATATAAATGAATTGCAAGTACTTATTCTTCTTTTTTTGCAACCCTTGAAGAATAGCCGATTCTTTACGATCAAGATAATGACCGGAAAAGACCTTATCTTTGAACAAAGCAGTTCCGAAAACTTCCGGAAAACCGGTTTCCTTTGCAATACGTACAGCAGGTAGCGCTACGTCAATTCCTGCATCGAACAAATAGGTTCCCATCTTCTGCAAATCCAGATCAGGAATAAGCGAAAATTTGATGGAAGTATCGAGCAAACCTCTATAAAATTCCGGCGGGCTCATTGGAAGCATGTCTGACTTGTCGAAGTACTCTTTCATATCCCCTTTCGCAACTATAAGCCTTCCACTTAACCGATTACGGGGAGCTCTAAATAGAACATCGAGATAGTTATATATATCATGCTTTGCAGCCTTTTCTGATATGAGAGCAACTTCGAGTTGAGAGACATCGAGCATTTCATTCGTGTGGGTGAAAGCATTGTTCCGTGAAGCACGTAACGAAATGCCTTTTCCTTCAGCAGTTGCATAAGTAATGGATTCTTCTTCAATCGAAGCAAATGAGTAAAATCCATCAATAGCCCCTGGTCCGCCATCGATTCCCATTAAGGGCACAATCGCTACATCCCTGTATAACACTTCATCCCAGCAACCGGCAAGAAGCAGACAAGATGACAAGATAATAATCAGTTTTGTCAAATGCTCTTCCTCCTGTTCACGAGTATGATAATTACCGGCAAAACGATGGCAAACAATAAATGGGCGAAAACAAGTGAGTCCTGCAATTTTTCTGTTGCTTCCTTTGTTAAACCAAATAGCGGAAGAAGCATAAGAAGGGCATGAAAGATAATGATGTCTCGTTTACTATGCTTTTTATTATGCATCCGATGGACGAAAAGAGCTGAGAATGAAAAAAGAGTAATCGTGATGATGCTCCACGACATCCAGATATAGATAAAGAACAGGTCCAACCTTTCAATGAACGACACCTGTTGCGATTTCAAAATATACATAAGCGGTTCAGGAATCATAAGCATGTCTTCCCGTGCGAAAAAAAGAGTCGTAATCAAAATTGTAAACAAGAAAAAAAGCAGCCAGATCATTTGGTAAATAAACAAAGGTAATCCTTTTATTTTACGATCAGGATCGACAAAACGGCGGTAAATCAGAAATAATTCGATTCCGATAAACGCATACTGGGCTTTTAGCATCCCATGTCCCCATTGTGCTACTGACGCTTTAACCGATGGAAATAGGTATGTCCACTCCAGATCTCTCCAAGACAATGCGAGGAAAAAGAGGAATAATGGGATGAGTGGAATGAGAAGGACGCTTAGATTCATCGTCGTTTCCGCCCTCGACAAGTTTGCGTAAAGAGAAATAATGACCATAAGGGCGATTACTATAAATTGCGGAGTATTTGGAAAGGCCCATGCTGCCAGCGTATAGTCGACATAGGAAATGAACGTTACAGTCAAGAAAAGCCAGTACCCCTTATACAGCCACGACATAATCGGTCCTAATATAAAACTCGGATAGAAACGTTCATAAAAGAGAAGTAAGGCATAATGGAACAAGCCCGCTACAAGGAATATTATCCATGCATCTCTGCCTGCCGCCTTGATCATCGGTCCTTGGAATGAGATGAACACAGTTCCGGTTTGTGCGACGAATAGGAAAAGAAAAAATTGAGTCCGCGAAATATTGATGTTCACGATTGCCCACCATTCCCGTCATCCGAATCTTCTCCGTGTGTGAACGTTTTCTGTTGCTTTTCTGGTTGGACATAAGGTAAGCGTAAAAATATATCTTTAAAGCGAGATGCATCAAAAGGAATAACGGGTGAGAAATAAGGCTGTTTCAGAGACGACAAATTCATCAGATGGATGAATAGTACAAGTGAACCGATGACCATTCCAAAAAAACCGAACAGCGACGCGGCTAGCATGAATGGAAAACGCAAAATACGAATGGTTGTGTTCATCTCAACTGAAGGAACAACAAAACTTGAAATTGCAGTCATGGCGACAACGATAACCATTAGATTGGATACTAGTCCCGCACTGACAATCGCATCTCCAATGACAAGCCCGCCCACGATGCCTATTGTCTGCCCAATCGGTGTCGGCAAGCGTATACTGGCTTCACGTATCAGTTCAATGAACAATTCAAGCAGAATAGCTTCGAAAATCGGCCGGTAAGGTATCTCATTGATTGCCAGTTTCAGCTTTTGACTTAACTCAAGGGGCAGTATTTCAGAATGAAAACCGACGACTGCAATATAAAAAGCCGGAAGAAAGATTGCAGTGATAAAGCTCAGAAGCCTGACCATCCGGTAAAAGGACCCGACAAGGAACCGACCATTAAAATCATCCGGCGACTGATAAAATGAAAAGAATGTCACCGGTGTGACAAGACAAGTCGGTGTGTGATCAGTAAAGATTGCAATTTTTCCTTCAAGAAGATTCGCAACAACCCGATCAGGCCGTTCTGTATTCAAAAACTGGGGAAACGGTGACCAGACACTATCTTCTATATAGTCTGCAAGCTGTCCTGCACTGATTATCATCTTCGACTTGACATCTTCCAGTCTCATTTTCAACTCTACAACAAGGTCCGCGTCCGCAATCGACTCGATGTAAATGTAGTTGACTTGGGAATTCGAATCATTGCCAAGGCGGATCGTTCTTACAACGAGATCTGGAATAGCCAATCTCTTTCGAATGAGTGATATATTCTTTTGGAAACTCTCCACAAAACCTTCATGCGACCCTCGGATGACATGTTCATTGATTGGTTCGTCAGGTGAACGGACAGCGTAGCTTCCAACAGAAATCTCCAAAAGTAAATTGGATTCCGGAAAAAAGACGGCCGTCTTACCATTGCAAACTATTTCAATTAGATCCGTTACGGAGAATGCTCTGATCTCCGATACGGCTGTCTTACCCCAATCTTTCATTCCCTCTTCTGCTCTATTCTTGATAATTTCCATCTGTCTGTTGATTTGCTCGCCTTCAGACAAAGAAGTGAAATAGCAGATGACCCCCATCCCGACAGGCCACTCTATTTCTTGAACAAATAAGTCTTCAGTATCGTGAAATACTTTTTTTATGTAAGATACGAGTTCATTTTTAGGAACCATATTTCCCACTGCCTTCACCCCATAAGTGCAGTATCGGTTCATTAAAAACCTTTTATTCAAAAACGGATCACGATTGGAAAGTTGATTTCCAATCGTGATCCGTTTAAATATTCTTGTTTTGCTTATTTCTGAATAAACTGTTGTGTCCAGTAGTTGCCGTTTTTGTCATAACCGATACCGATATGAGTGAAACCGGGCGTTAAAATATTTTGTCTATGCCCAGGTGATTCCATCCATCCTTTTACGACTTCTTCAGCTGAACGTTGGCCCATCGCAATATTTTCCGCTGCCGATTTATATGTTACACCATTTGCCTTCATTTGATCGAACGGAGACCCGTATGTAGGGCTTGTATGAGAAAAGTAATTTTTTGATGCCATGTCTGCCGATTTTTGGCGTGCAGAGTTCATCAACTTACTATCCGTTTGCAATGGTTTGAGACCAGCTTTTTGTCTCTCAGCATTTGTTAAATCAAGCACTGCTTTCTCAATCGCAGAAATAGATGCATCTTGAGCTGTTTCTGCAGGTTTAACAGGTGTGACCTCAGCAGGTTTTTCAGGTGCTGGTGCCGGTGCCGGAGTTGCTTCCGGCTTCGGTGCTGGAACTGGTTTAGACGTGGCTGGTTTTTCGACCGGCTTAGCTGTAACTGGTTTCTCCACCGGCTTGACCTGTACTGGTTTTTCTGTTTGCTTGTCTGGAGCTGATGGAGCGACCCCTGTATTTTTTGTGATAGATTCCTTCAAATTGGAAAGCTGCTCAAAAGTAAAGCCTTTTTCGAGCAAAGTATCATAGAAGTCAGACAGTTCGTCCCCTCCTATATAGCATTGAATGTACTGTTGTGTTTTTTGCACCTGTACATTATTATCCGAATATGAAGCTTCTACACTATTGTTGTTCGGCAGTAAGAGTGCCGAACCGAGCATGAGTACTGCAATTGATTTTTTCATCTCATTACTCCTCCCTTCGCAAACTATAATAACGCGTGGGAGATTCAGAATATCGGATTTTATTTCCAGTCCAACCAGTTCTTAAATAAATACCCTAACAAAGGACATCATCTACTGCGAGAATGGATAAGTTTGGTCAACTCCCCTTACTTTTCTTCTAAAAAGGGGTTGACGCCCTTATAATTAATCGTCTCTATTCCTTCCCCGATAATAACAAGACGGGGCTCCATCCTGACATATTCAGGCAACCAGTTCACCATTCCATATGCATATTGAAATAAAAAAGGGTTTTTAGAACCGCTGAGCGGCACATACCCTTTCATTCTATACACTGTTTCTGGGAGCGATCTGACCCAATTCTCGAATTCTTCCTTATTAACACTTTCGGAAAATGTAAGAAGCTTTGAGGAAAGCGGCAAACCTTTTCCAGATATTATCTGTTGATCACTCATTTTCTTCGGAGAATCTAGGGCCTTTTCAATGAAAGAGAAAGCTACTTTAGCACCTGTCGTCTGTACTATCGCTGCAGAATCATTAAAATTTGACAGCTCAAACGTCACAGTTGCCATTTCCTCTTCGGTTAGAAGATCGACCTTGTTAGCTAGCAGTAAATGGGCGTGGCGGATTTGTTCCATGAATAAAGCACGGATTTGCGGAGATAGCTTATCTCGCTCCAGCCAACGCTTTGAATCAGCAACCGTGACAATTCCTTTTATATTGAGCCGATCAGCGAATAACGGAGAGTAGATCGCATCCAGCGCCTCCACTGGATGGGCGGCACCTGTCGTTTCAATCAGGATGACATCGATATCATCGTTTTCTTCAAGGAGCCCTTGGAGTTGCGCCTCCGTTTTTTCAGAACCTGTACAACAAATGCACCCATCAAGAAGTTCTTTAAGAGGAACCCCCCCTTCCCCTTCAACCGTATTAGAATCAAAAGGCAAAGCCCCAAATTCATTCATCAATACGGCAGGTTTTTTCCCTTGTTCTTTTAATTGTTCAATCGTATGAAGTAACAGCGACGTTTTACCACTGCCAAGAAAGCCGCTAAATAAGTAAACATCAATCATTAGTTATACCTCTTTTCATTAATTTGGAACAGTCTAAGCGACGTGTTGTTTTAGACCGTATGGACTAGACATACTAAAAGCGCCCCTTCCTATTAGGATTGGACGCTTTTAGTTATTTCCCTACTTTTTAAGCAAAACTTCTTTTGCTTTCTTCAGCTGTGGATCGTCATCTTGGATTTTCTTCCGAAGTTTTTCCATCAGACCATAAGTCGTATCCCCCAAAAGAATACCGGTTGCTTCAAGAGTTAAATCTTTTTGAAGCTTTTTGACGGCCTGTGTTGTTTTCTCGTCGTATAACCCATCAACTTCACCCGGTTCATAACCGACTGCTTCTAGCATTTCTTCCGCAGCTTTAATGGATGGTGATAACATGCCATTTTTCATTTCTACTGCTGGATCGAGGAATGGAAGCATTGCATAGGAAGGATAGGGAACTTTAATATCTGGCTCAATTCCTTTTTTGTGAATCCAATTACCGTTAGGAGTTAGCCACTTAGCCGTTGTAAGTTTTAAATTCGAGCCATCCACAAGATCTTTCGGCGTTTGAACAGTCCCTTTACCAAATGTTTTTACCCCGATAAGCGGTACTCCTGCCGATTCTTTCAATGCGCCCGCAAGGATTTCTGAAGCCGAAGCACTGCCGTCATCAATGACAAGCGCGACTGGAACTTCAACTTTTCTTCCTCCGGCTGCCGTAATTACTTCTGCCTTTTCACCTTTTCCTTCAAATTGGAATATATTCTTTCCGTTTTCCACGAAAAGGTCTGAAATATCGATAGCAGTGTCAAGTCTACCACCTGGATTTTGCCGTACATCCACAACTAATCCTTTCATGCCTTCCGCTTCCATCTCGTCAAGAGCGACAAGCAGTTCATCATAAGTCCCTTCAGAGAAGCTGGTGATATGAATATGTGCAATCCCGTCGTCAAGCATTTCTGCGTAGACTGTTTCAATTGGAATAACGTCCCGCTTGATTTTTACATCGACCGGTTCGACTGCTTCTCCGCGCTTGATGCTTAAAGTGACGGTTGTCCCTTTTTCGCCCCGGATTAGAAGAACCGCTTCGGATGAAGACATTCCTCGGATACTTTCATCATTGACCGCAATGATTATATCGTTCGGTAATAATCCTGCCCGCTCCGCGGGTGAATTCTTTATAGGCGAAACGACGCTAATGTACCCATTTGCCTCTTGAATTTCAGCGCCAATTCCTTCGAAGCTTGATGAAATACTTTCATTTAATTGTTTGGCTTCCTTCTGATTCAAATAATCGGAATAAGGATCACCAAGTGCATCGATCATCCCATTGATGGCGCCATCAATGATTGCTGTTTCGTCA of the Sporosarcina sp. FSL K6-1508 genome contains:
- a CDS encoding spore germination protein; the protein is MVPKNELVSYIKKVFHDTEDLFVQEIEWPVGMGVICYFTSLSEGEQINRQMEIIKNRAEEGMKDWGKTAVSEIRAFSVTDLIEIVCNGKTAVFFPESNLLLEISVGSYAVRSPDEPINEHVIRGSHEGFVESFQKNISLIRKRLAIPDLVVRTIRLGNDSNSQVNYIYIESIADADLVVELKMRLEDVKSKMIISAGQLADYIEDSVWSPFPQFLNTERPDRVVANLLEGKIAIFTDHTPTCLVTPVTFFSFYQSPDDFNGRFLVGSFYRMVRLLSFITAIFLPAFYIAVVGFHSEILPLELSQKLKLAINEIPYRPIFEAILLELFIELIREASIRLPTPIGQTIGIVGGLVIGDAIVSAGLVSNLMVIVVAMTAISSFVVPSVEMNTTIRILRFPFMLAASLFGFFGMVIGSLVLFIHLMNLSSLKQPYFSPVIPFDASRFKDIFLRLPYVQPEKQQKTFTHGEDSDDGNGGQS
- a CDS encoding Ger(x)C family spore germination protein, which encodes MTKLIIILSSCLLLAGCWDEVLYRDVAIVPLMGIDGGPGAIDGFYSFASIEEESITYATAEGKGISLRASRNNAFTHTNEMLDVSQLEVALISEKAAKHDIYNYLDVLFRAPRNRLSGRLIVAKGDMKEYFDKSDMLPMSPPEFYRGLLDTSIKFSLIPDLDLQKMGTYLFDAGIDVALPAVRIAKETGFPEVFGTALFKDKVFSGHYLDRKESAILQGLQKKKNKYLQFIYIWEKDGVKYPITVEYVKSKKKWDIKDGRIDLSYKFKFSVEEFPHNHLEYEKTQIEVNEFLSKELTKDFQKVIDKLQEAESDPIGFGQTVRAFHPEIWGKGKWHDTYVNMDIKIKVKAEIVRTGILN
- a CDS encoding GerAB/ArcD/ProY family transporter; protein product: MNINISRTQFFLFLFVAQTGTVFISFQGPMIKAAGRDAWIIFLVAGLFHYALLLFYERFYPSFILGPIMSWLYKGYWLFLTVTFISYVDYTLAAWAFPNTPQFIVIALMVIISLYANLSRAETTMNLSVLLIPLIPLFLFFLALSWRDLEWTYLFPSVKASVAQWGHGMLKAQYAFIGIELFLIYRRFVDPDRKIKGLPLFIYQMIWLLFFLFTILITTLFFAREDMLMIPEPLMYILKSQQVSFIERLDLFFIYIWMSWSIITITLFSFSALFVHRMHNKKHSKRDIIIFHALLMLLPLFGLTKEATEKLQDSLVFAHLLFAIVLPVIIILVNRRKSI
- a CDS encoding CobW family GTP-binding protein, encoding MIDVYLFSGFLGSGKTSLLLHTIEQLKEQGKKPAVLMNEFGALPFDSNTVEGEGGVPLKELLDGCICCTGSEKTEAQLQGLLEENDDIDVILIETTGAAHPVEALDAIYSPLFADRLNIKGIVTVADSKRWLERDKLSPQIRALFMEQIRHAHLLLANKVDLLTEEEMATVTFELSNFNDSAAIVQTTGAKVAFSFIEKALDSPKKMSDQQIISGKGLPLSSKLLTFSESVNKEEFENWVRSLPETVYRMKGYVPLSGSKNPFLFQYAYGMVNWLPEYVRMEPRLVIIGEGIETINYKGVNPFLEEK
- a CDS encoding lmo1851 family serine protease, with amino-acid sequence MEENNGHEQENEPNRQLPAKRFIKLKPFSFVMLVFGLVVATAAITFFVLTTGDGKVVEVVSPQKQTIKDRKEFEKLYNAYDEMKVNYFEDIDETAIIDGAINGMIDALGDPYSDYLNQKEAKQLNESISSSFEGIGAEIQEANGYISVVSPIKNSPAERAGLLPNDIIIAVNDESIRGMSSSEAVLLIRGEKGTTVTLSIKRGEAVEPVDVKIKRDVIPIETVYAEMLDDGIAHIHITSFSEGTYDELLVALDEMEAEGMKGLVVDVRQNPGGRLDTAIDISDLFVENGKNIFQFEGKGEKAEVITAAGGRKVEVPVALVIDDGSASASEILAGALKESAGVPLIGVKTFGKGTVQTPKDLVDGSNLKLTTAKWLTPNGNWIHKKGIEPDIKVPYPSYAMLPFLDPAVEMKNGMLSPSIKAAEEMLEAVGYEPGEVDGLYDEKTTQAVKKLQKDLTLEATGILLGDTTYGLMEKLRKKIQDDDPQLKKAKEVLLKK
- a CDS encoding CAP domain-containing protein, which gives rise to MKKSIAVLMLGSALLLPNNNSVEASYSDNNVQVQKTQQYIQCYIGGDELSDFYDTLLEKGFTFEQLSNLKESITKNTGVAPSAPDKQTEKPVQVKPVEKPVTAKPVEKPATSKPVPAPKPEATPAPAPAPEKPAEVTPVKPAETAQDASISAIEKAVLDLTNAERQKAGLKPLQTDSKLMNSARQKSADMASKNYFSHTSPTYGSPFDQMKANGVTYKSAAENIAMGQRSAEEVVKGWMESPGHRQNILTPGFTHIGIGYDKNGNYWTQQFIQK